GGACCTTGGATGTAAAAGGAGGCAGAAGGAGATCCCTGCCCATGGAGAAAAAGATTCTCGTTTGACCGAGCAGCAAGACGAGGATAACCGAAGTCAAACCTGCAATCGCACCGATCTTCAGGAAGGGGGAAAAGAGATGCAGCTTCATCGCGTCGAGTGCCACGGCAAGAGGCGCCGGGCCGCTCAATTGCGTGTAAGGGACGACGCCTGTAAGAACGAGCGATACCGCAACATACAGCACGGTGCAGACCAGGAGACTGCCCAAGATGCCGACAGGCATGTCCCTCTGCGGATTCTTGGCTTCCTGTGCAAGCGTCGATACCGCATCGAACCCTATATACGCAAAAAATATGACCGCGGCTCCTCTCAGCACTCCGCTAAGCCCGAAGACACCGAACTCACCTTTGTTCGGCGGCACAAAGGGATGCCAAAGATCCGGCTTGATAAAGAAGACACCGGCACCTATGAAGGCAAGGATGATAGCGACCTTGATGAACACAATAAGCGTGTTTACGGCAGCCGATGCCTTGATGCCGAGGATCAACGTCGCGGTAATAAAGGCGACGACAAGGAGGGCAGGGAGATTAAAGAAGGCACCGGTTGCAACCCACCTGTGCAGTTCAAGGTTATACGTAAACGGCGGCGATGTGAGTCCGTCCGGAAGGAATATCCCGAGGTCTCTCAGAAAACTCACTCCGTAGCCCGACCATCCGATCGCCACGGTCGTTGCGCCGAGAGTATATTCGAGGATGAGGTCCCATCCGATAATCCAGGCAACAAACTGCCCGAGCGTTGCGTACGCATAGGTATAAGCGCTTCCTGCGATGGGGATCATCGAGGCAAACTCCGCATAGCAGAGTCCGGCAAAGGCACAGGCGACTCCTGCGATGACGAAGGAAAGAACGATCGCAGGCCCAGCGATCTGCGCCGCCGCATGGCCAGTAAGCACAAAGATGCCGGCACCGACAATCACTCCTATTCCCATGAGCACAAGGCTCATCGGACCCAGGGACCGTTTAAGCCCGCGCCTTTCGTCGAATGCCTCGACGGTCAAGTCAGCAAGCGTCTTTCTTAAGAAAATCCTCTTCATCGTTCTCCTCGAACGCCTTCAACGTCCGTGAATGCTATAGCTCACTCAAAGATCACATAGCTCTTTATTTTCTGGAGTCTTTTCCCCCGGATGCCGAGGTCTTCGATACGAGAAAGCCTTCGGTCCCTACGTGCCTCGATTATCCTTCTTACTGTGTCCGGTCCTATGCCCGGCACCCTGAGCAAGGCCTCTCTATCCGCAGTATTAATTCTCACGGGATAATATTTGGGATGGCGCTCCGCCCAGACTTCTTTCGGGTCCCTGTCCAATCTCAGATTACCGCTCCCGTCGAGAATAATTTCATCCTTTGTGAAGCCGTACTTCCTGATGAGAAAATCAACCTCGTACAAACGGTGTTCCCTCATGAAGGGTCTTCCCGGGTTTGTGAGGAATCGCCTCTCACCAGGTATCCCGCTGCTGCCGAGGCCCTTCTGGTAGGCTGAGAAATAGACCCTC
This region of Thermodesulfovibrionales bacterium genomic DNA includes:
- a CDS encoding amino acid permease, producing MKRIFLRKTLADLTVEAFDERRGLKRSLGPMSLVLMGIGVIVGAGIFVLTGHAAAQIAGPAIVLSFVIAGVACAFAGLCYAEFASMIPIAGSAYTYAYATLGQFVAWIIGWDLILEYTLGATTVAIGWSGYGVSFLRDLGIFLPDGLTSPPFTYNLELHRWVATGAFFNLPALLVVAFITATLILGIKASAAVNTLIVFIKVAIILAFIGAGVFFIKPDLWHPFVPPNKGEFGVFGLSGVLRGAAVIFFAYIGFDAVSTLAQEAKNPQRDMPVGILGSLLVCTVLYVAVSLVLTGVVPYTQLSGPAPLAVALDAMKLHLFSPFLKIGAIAGLTSVILVLLLGQTRIFFSMGRDLLLPPFTSKVHPKFRTPHIITMITGAVTSLMAALLPIGIVGELVSIGTLLAFVIVCSGVLVLRYTHPQAKRVFKAPGGAATPILGILACLYLMSGLPRDTWIRLFVWLFIGLVVYFSYGIKKADKKGSPHLLSEPSGRGDGAMK